The Clostridia bacterium genome includes a region encoding these proteins:
- a CDS encoding redoxin domain-containing protein yields MKYSVPEARMASSFSYATAALAVFSFPIAPQQLEVGKPAPPLSLERTIPAAQNLTLESLKGKPTVIEFWATWCGYCIQEIPHLNALADRFRDVRFLSITDEQSSTVEPFLAKRPISGEIGIDRDGSTFKAYGIEGRPQTVLVDKDGVVRGILYPTQLTAAVLENFISGRPLNPTPLRRGLRILEENTTEPLFAVILRPATKKGGNLNLNPGYAQGEGLTLRRILTYAFSTYETRLESSSDLLDTRYDFCVSIPQGGNDEPLFLREALQRAFRLKFHWDKREVDALVLTAPNPKMPELKSLGPTMFTFVLGLEWRLKRFVVDETGLRGYYRFEQPPDDERIEQFLKDNLGLQLSPAKRTVEMLVVDSLELPEVGAALPGR; encoded by the coding sequence ATGAAATACTCAGTTCCGGAGGCTCGTATGGCGAGTTCCTTCTCCTACGCGACAGCCGCCTTGGCCGTGTTCTCCTTTCCTATCGCCCCGCAGCAGTTGGAGGTCGGGAAGCCCGCGCCCCCATTGAGCCTTGAGCGGACGATACCAGCCGCACAAAACTTGACTTTGGAATCTTTGAAAGGCAAGCCAACGGTGATCGAGTTCTGGGCAACTTGGTGCGGGTACTGTATTCAGGAAATCCCGCATCTCAACGCACTCGCTGACAGATTCCGGGATGTCCGGTTCTTGTCAATTACTGATGAGCAGTCTTCGACCGTCGAGCCCTTCCTGGCTAAGCGGCCGATCTCGGGGGAGATTGGTATAGACCGCGACGGGTCCACGTTCAAGGCATACGGTATTGAGGGTAGGCCGCAAACCGTGCTTGTGGATAAGGACGGCGTGGTGCGTGGCATCCTGTACCCGACTCAACTCACAGCGGCGGTGTTGGAGAACTTCATTTCGGGCCGACCGCTGAACCCTACTCCACTCCGTCGCGGTCTCCGGATTTTGGAGGAGAACACCACTGAGCCGCTCTTCGCGGTGATTCTGCGTCCGGCAACCAAGAAGGGTGGGAACTTGAACCTGAACCCTGGCTACGCGCAGGGCGAGGGACTCACGCTCCGGAGGATTCTCACATACGCTTTCTCGACTTACGAAACGCGACTAGAAAGCTCGTCCGATCTGCTGGACACACGCTACGACTTCTGTGTTTCGATCCCGCAGGGCGGCAATGATGAGCCGCTCTTCCTGCGCGAAGCGCTCCAGCGTGCGTTCAGGCTCAAGTTCCACTGGGACAAAAGGGAGGTTGACGCTCTCGTCCTCACGGCGCCAAACCCGAAGATGCCCGAACTCAAATCGCTGGGTCCTACCATGTTTACCTTCGTCCTCGGCTTGGAATGGAGACTCAAACGCTTCGTGGTGGATGAGACCGGCCTCCGTGGATATTACAGATTCGAACAGCCACCGGATGATGAGCGCATCGAGCAGTTCCTCAAAGACAATCTCGGCCTCCAGCTATCGCCCGCGAAACGGACGGTCGAGATGCTCGTCGTGGACT